The following proteins are encoded in a genomic region of Thermoplasmatales archaeon:
- the fliE gene encoding flagellar hook-basal body complex protein FliE, whose product MKAIAFTGMPGAGKTEAINVAKEMRIKVISMGDEVREEVIKRNLPLSDEITGNIADEMRKKYGLDYWAKRCLSKIKEDFFVIDGIRSMEEVNAFKEKIDELIVVAIHASPATRYERICKRKRYGDEMSIEKFREREKKELAWGLGEVIAMADIVIINEGSLEEFRERVRDILRN is encoded by the coding sequence ATGAAAGCAATCGCATTTACCGGCATGCCGGGCGCAGGGAAAACAGAAGCAATAAATGTTGCTAAGGAGATGAGGATAAAGGTAATAAGCATGGGTGATGAGGTAAGGGAAGAAGTAATTAAAAGAAATTTGCCTTTGAGTGATGAAATCACTGGAAATATTGCGGATGAAATGAGAAAGAAATATGGGCTAGATTATTGGGCAAAAAGGTGCTTATCCAAAATTAAGGAAGATTTTTTTGTTATAGATGGAATAAGAAGCATGGAGGAAGTCAATGCCTTCAAAGAAAAAATAGATGAGCTAATAGTTGTTGCAATACATGCCTCCCCAGCTACAAGATATGAAAGGATTTGTAAAAGGAAAAGATATGGAGATGAGATGAGCATTGAAAAATTCAGGGAAAGGGAGAAAAAAGAACTTGCATGGGGGCTTGGGGAGGTGATTGCTATGGCGGATATTGTTATAATCAATGAAGGAAGTTTGGAGGAATTTAGGGAGAGGGTTAGGGATATTCTGCGTAATTAG
- a CDS encoding phenylacetate--CoA ligase family protein — translation MKYGPLTLAKIPLLYISDIDRLFESEEKIEKYRSKCFKKIIKYAMKIPLYKEKYKGIDINSISLENIENLPILKKEDIRKNFPDKIIPDKRKKYSIVSTSGSTGKPVSIYVDFYTIIKALMGFLRELREYDVNWMKDRMSIIADLAPDAIEEFYLRRCLPFKLNNLQILHVGEEVEKMAEKIEKFDPKFLGGYPSSLRALAIIKNKKGLKIEPEVMASSGAVLDEYTKKYIEEAFNARVYDVYGSTEGGPIAYECKRGKYHLHYDMVHVEVVDENNEPTDKTGRIVVTKLYGNATPIIRYDGLNDFITPIKSKCGCGINSPIIERIEGRKADSIILPSGKIIPPFTITGIPAKVMYSFQRFSIDQFQIVQVSEDEIIINLVIDKSEDRKEILKKKIKEEFEKKLQGMKIEVREVNEIEKNKPVVISNLA, via the coding sequence GTGAAATATGGTCCGCTAACTCTTGCAAAAATTCCATTACTATACATCTCAGATATTGATAGGCTGTTTGAAAGTGAGGAGAAGATAGAGAAATACAGGAGTAAATGCTTTAAAAAAATAATAAAATATGCAATGAAAATTCCATTATATAAGGAAAAATATAAGGGAATTGACATAAATTCAATATCTCTTGAAAACATTGAAAATTTACCAATACTAAAAAAAGAAGATATAAGAAAAAATTTTCCAGATAAAATTATTCCAGATAAAAGAAAAAAATACAGCATTGTAAGCACATCAGGCTCAACAGGAAAACCGGTTAGCATATATGTTGATTTCTATACAATAATAAAGGCATTGATGGGCTTTTTAAGGGAGCTAAGGGAATATGATGTAAATTGGATGAAGGACAGGATGAGCATAATTGCGGATCTAGCCCCTGATGCAATTGAAGAATTTTATTTGAGGAGATGCTTGCCATTTAAATTAAATAATCTCCAGATTCTTCATGTGGGCGAGGAAGTGGAAAAGATGGCTGAAAAAATTGAAAAATTTGATCCAAAATTCCTAGGTGGATATCCATCCTCGCTTAGGGCTCTTGCAATAATTAAAAATAAGAAAGGGCTTAAAATAGAGCCAGAAGTTATGGCATCATCAGGTGCGGTGCTGGATGAATATACAAAGAAGTATATTGAAGAAGCATTCAATGCAAGAGTATATGATGTATATGGCTCAACAGAAGGCGGGCCTATTGCCTATGAATGCAAGAGAGGAAAATATCACTTGCATTATGATATGGTCCATGTTGAAGTAGTTGATGAAAATAATGAGCCAACAGATAAAACAGGAAGAATAGTTGTTACAAAGCTATATGGAAATGCAACTCCTATAATAAGATATGATGGCTTAAATGATTTCATAACTCCCATCAAGAGTAAATGTGGATGTGGAATAAACTCTCCAATTATAGAGAGAATAGAGGGAAGAAAAGCAGATTCAATTATATTGCCAAGTGGAAAAATAATTCCACCTTTTACAATAACTGGAATTCCAGCAAAAGTAATGTATTCATTTCAAAGATTTTCAATTGATCAATTCCAGATTGTTCAGGTTAGCGAGGATGAGATAATAATAAATCTTGTAATTGATAAAAGCGAAGACAGAAAGGAAATTTTAAAGAAAAAAATAAAGGAAGAATTTGAGAAAAAATTGCAGGGAATGAAAATAGAAGTAAGGGAAGTAAATGAAATAGAAAAAAATAAACCAGTTGTAATATCCAATTTAGCATGA
- a CDS encoding SAM-dependent chlorinase/fluorinase, which yields MIITLTTDIGWEYAAEMKGKIYSINPDAKIVDVTHEIKPQRIVEGAFIIYSISPYFKNAIHVGVVDPGVGTERRPIIIDCGNCYFVGPDNGLLIPSAKRMGIKNIYEIIINERVSSVFHGRDVFAPAAARLSKGEDAGKLGRKVDEYVDFDFGEPLEEGNKIKGKILFIDRFGNIITNIKLEEEKFVVKIGKIEREVKLYPSYGYAKVGEVIAVCSSSGFLEIAINQGNAGKYFNAREGGEIEIFL from the coding sequence ATGATAATCACTTTAACTACTGATATAGGTTGGGAATATGCTGCTGAAATGAAGGGAAAGATATATTCAATAAATCCAGATGCAAAAATTGTTGATGTTACCCATGAGATAAAGCCCCAGAGGATAGTGGAGGGAGCATTTATAATTTATTCCATCTCTCCTTACTTTAAAAATGCGATACATGTTGGAGTTGTTGACCCTGGAGTTGGAACAGAGAGGAGGCCAATTATAATTGATTGCGGAAACTGCTATTTTGTTGGTCCAGATAATGGATTGCTAATTCCTTCCGCCAAAAGAATGGGCATAAAAAATATATATGAGATAATTATAAATGAAAGGGTTTCAAGCGTCTTTCACGGAAGGGATGTTTTTGCTCCAGCCGCCGCCCGCCTTTCCAAGGGGGAGGATGCAGGCAAGTTGGGGAGGAAGGTGGATGAGTATGTTGATTTTGATTTCGGGGAGCCACTTGAGGAGGGAAATAAAATAAAGGGTAAAATTTTATTCATTGATCGATTTGGGAATATAATAACGAATATTAAGCTTGAAGAGGAAAAATTTGTTGTTAAGATTGGGAAAATTGAGAGGGAAGTAAAACTTTATCCTTCATATGGATATGCAAAAGTTGGGGAAGTAATAGCGGTTTGTTCAAGCAGTGGTTTTCTTGAAATTGCAATTAATCAGGGAAATGCGGGCAAATATTTTAATGCAAGGGAGGGAGGGGAAATAGAAATATTTTTGTAA
- a CDS encoding divalent-cation tolerance protein CutA, protein MYFLVITTCKKEDEEKIKNALLNERSAACISSFEVKSKYIWEGKIEEENEIMLFIKTNDYKRVEEIIRKNHSYEIPEIISIEINGYEKYLSWIDSVVK, encoded by the coding sequence ATGTATTTTCTTGTAATAACCACATGCAAAAAAGAAGATGAAGAGAAAATAAAGAATGCACTGCTAAACGAAAGGTCTGCAGCTTGCATAAGCTCATTTGAAGTGAAATCAAAATATATATGGGAAGGCAAGATCGAGGAAGAGAATGAAATAATGCTTTTTATAAAAACAAATGATTACAAGAGGGTAGAGGAGATAATAAGAAAAAATCATTCATATGAAATTCCTGAAATAATATCTATTGAAATTAATGGATATGAAAAGTATCTCAGCTGGATAGATAGTGTGGTCAAATGA
- a CDS encoding B12-binding domain-containing radical SAM protein, with translation MRKQYDVLLTCDETLMSNHRGKEFLGFATSAPPNWIPEFIFKRLFFPRMKKINGFPWQAPYGLRKIEAKLVDEGINAVVVSPEDLGKFRAKAIGIYVMDAFGWGPSSTTFAGLMKTGEPYNAKYFRKLLESNGYRKLKKEGAKTIVGGPSAWQFRHRQEFMEKYGIDCVFDGEGEIAIEILRRAIKGEKIERFYESDASPSLEEISEIKRASINGLVEIGRGCPRGCKFCSVTLRPLRWYSYEKIEKEMEVNEKCGVRSCVIHAEDVLLYGQNGVIPDEEKVLKINEIAKKHAKFVTWSHASFAAVSANPKIIEKCSEIIIDDSQRWWGAEMGIETGSPELVKKVMPAKAKPFKPEEYTEIVKKAMGIMHDNGLIPACTLVVGLPEEREEDVIKTIELIEELREFKSLIVPLFFVPLGKLKKEDWFKSEEMSYLHKELLIKCMTHDLKWGKEISNEYFQEKYSLLKPLYILFMKLIEWQAKKRGVVS, from the coding sequence ATGAGGAAGCAATACGACGTTTTACTCACATGTGATGAAACATTAATGAGCAATCATAGAGGAAAGGAATTCCTCGGGTTTGCAACTTCGGCTCCTCCAAACTGGATACCAGAATTTATATTCAAAAGGCTTTTTTTCCCGAGAATGAAAAAAATAAATGGGTTTCCATGGCAGGCTCCTTATGGACTCAGAAAAATTGAAGCAAAATTAGTGGATGAGGGAATAAATGCTGTGGTTGTTTCTCCTGAAGATTTAGGAAAATTCAGGGCAAAAGCAATTGGAATATATGTAATGGATGCATTTGGATGGGGGCCATCATCAACAACTTTTGCTGGGCTAATGAAAACTGGAGAACCCTATAATGCAAAATATTTTCGAAAGCTTTTGGAAAGCAATGGCTATAGGAAATTAAAAAAAGAAGGAGCAAAAACAATAGTTGGCGGCCCCTCCGCTTGGCAGTTCCGCCACAGGCAGGAGTTTATGGAAAAATATGGGATAGATTGTGTTTTTGATGGAGAGGGTGAGATTGCAATAGAGATTTTAAGGAGAGCAATTAAAGGAGAAAAAATTGAGAGATTTTATGAAAGCGATGCATCTCCTTCACTGGAAGAGATATCCGAAATAAAGAGGGCGAGCATAAATGGGCTTGTTGAAATTGGGAGAGGTTGTCCTAGAGGATGCAAATTTTGCAGTGTGACTTTGCGTCCATTGAGATGGTATTCATATGAGAAAATTGAGAAGGAAATGGAAGTAAATGAAAAATGCGGGGTTAGAAGTTGCGTAATTCATGCGGAAGATGTTTTGCTTTATGGGCAGAATGGAGTTATTCCTGATGAAGAGAAAGTCTTGAAAATTAATGAAATTGCAAAAAAACATGCAAAGTTTGTTACCTGGAGTCATGCATCTTTTGCAGCTGTTTCAGCAAATCCAAAAATTATAGAGAAATGCTCAGAAATAATTATAGATGATAGCCAAAGATGGTGGGGAGCGGAAATGGGTATAGAAACTGGCTCTCCAGAGCTCGTTAAAAAAGTAATGCCAGCAAAAGCAAAGCCATTTAAGCCAGAAGAATATACGGAGATTGTTAAAAAAGCAATGGGGATAATGCACGATAATGGCCTGATTCCCGCATGCACGCTTGTTGTTGGCCTGCCAGAAGAAAGAGAGGAGGATGTAATAAAAACAATAGAGCTTATTGAAGAGCTGAGAGAATTCAAAAGTCTAATTGTTCCATTGTTTTTTGTTCCTCTTGGAAAATTGAAAAAAGAGGACTGGTTTAAGAGCGAGGAGATGAGTTATTTGCATAAAGAATTGCTTATAAAATGCATGACGCATGATTTAAAATGGGGGAAAGAAATATCAAATGAATATTTCCAGGAAAAATATTCATTGCTTAAGCCATTATATATCCTTTTCATGAAATTAATTGAATGGCAGGCAAAGAAGAGGGGAGTGGTTAGCTAA